One window of the Nevskiales bacterium genome contains the following:
- the folD gene encoding bifunctional methylenetetrahydrofolate dehydrogenase/methenyltetrahydrofolate cyclohydrolase FolD, with product MSAQLIDGNRLAAETRAGIRQAIERRSVAGQHVPGLAVLLVGENPASQVYVKAKRKDCLEVGIDHSKSLDLPADVSEAELLAHIDRLNDDPTVDGILVQLPLPAHIDAERVTERIRPDKDVDGFHPYNMGKLAQKKPGLRPCTPYGCLKLIETTGIALRGARAVVVGASNIVGRPMALELLLADATVTICNSKTRDLPGIVSQADIVVAGVGRPGFVKGEWIKPGAVVIDVGINRLPDGKLTGDVEFETARARAGWITPVPGGVGPMTRAMLLANTLQACLARA from the coding sequence ATGTCTGCACAGCTCATCGACGGTAACCGCCTCGCGGCCGAGACCCGCGCCGGCATCCGCCAGGCCATCGAGCGCCGCAGCGTCGCCGGTCAGCACGTGCCGGGTCTGGCGGTACTGCTGGTGGGCGAGAATCCCGCCTCGCAGGTCTATGTGAAGGCCAAGCGCAAGGATTGCCTGGAAGTCGGCATCGACCATTCGAAGTCCCTGGACCTGCCGGCCGACGTCAGCGAGGCCGAGCTGCTGGCGCACATCGACCGGCTCAACGACGACCCGACCGTGGACGGCATCCTCGTCCAGCTACCCCTGCCCGCCCATATCGACGCGGAACGCGTCACCGAGCGCATCCGCCCGGACAAGGACGTGGACGGCTTCCACCCCTACAACATGGGCAAGCTGGCGCAGAAGAAACCCGGCCTGCGCCCCTGCACGCCCTATGGCTGCCTGAAGCTGATCGAGACCACGGGCATCGCCCTGCGCGGCGCGCGCGCGGTGGTGGTCGGCGCCTCGAACATCGTCGGCCGGCCGATGGCGCTGGAGCTGCTGCTGGCCGACGCCACCGTCACCATCTGCAACAGCAAGACCCGCGACCTGCCCGGCATCGTTTCGCAGGCCGACATCGTCGTGGCCGGCGTGGGCAGGCCCGGCTTCGTGAAGGGCGAATGGATCAAGCCCGGCGCAGTGGTGATCGATGTCGGCATCAACCGCCTGCCGGACGGCAAGCTGACCGGCGACGTCGAATTCGAAACCGCGCGCGCACGCGCCGGCTGGATCACGCCGGTGCCGGGCGGCGTCGGACCCATGACCCGCGCCATGCTGCTGGCCAATACCCTGCAGGCCTGCCTCGCGCGAGCGTAA